One part of the Prunus persica cultivar Lovell chromosome G5, Prunus_persica_NCBIv2, whole genome shotgun sequence genome encodes these proteins:
- the LOC18775672 gene encoding sugar carrier protein C: protein MAGGGIAPSSGRKQYPGKLTARVLITCIVAATGGLIFGYDLGVSGGVTSMDSFLKQFFPAVYQKESSIKPSDDQYCKFDSQTLTLFTSSLYLAALVACIFASTITRVCGRRLTMILGGVLFLAGALVNAFANAVWMLYVGRLLLGFGIGCANQSVPIYVSETAPSKYRGALNMMFQLSITIGILAAGVLNYFFAEIKGGGGWRLSLGGAAVPAIIIIVGALFLPDTPNSLVERGRHEEAKAQLLKLRGVPNVDEEFNDLVAASEASKLVKHPWVSLLSRKYRPQLVFAIGIPAFQQLTGMNVITFYAPVLFKTMGFGSKASLMSAVITNLVNALATFVSILTVDKVGRRKLFLQGGCQMLLMQVAVGIAMAVKFGVSGNPGKLTLGFAVPLVLLICVYVAGFAWSWGPLGWLVPSEIFPLEVRSAAQAINVSVNMIFTFAIAQVFTAMLCHMKFGLFFFFSVCVVVMSIFIYKLLPETKGVPIEEMHTVWENHPYWRKYVVKDEGIAMGKGKGGQSA from the exons ATGGCTGGGGGCGGTATAGCTCCATCGAGTGGTAGAAAACAATACCCCGGTAAACTCACAGCTAGGGTTCTTATAACATGTATTGTTGCGGCTACCGGTGGTTTGATTTTTGGGTACGACCTTGGAGTTTCAG GCGGTGTGACATCCATGGACTCTTTCTTGAAACAGTTCTTTCCAGCAGTTTACCAGAAAGAATCTTCGATCAAGCCTTCCGACGATCAGTACTGCAAATTCGATAGCCAGACACTTACACTTTTCACATCTTCGCTATATTTGGCTGCTCTAGTTGCATGCATTTTTGCATCAACTATAACCAGAGTGTGTGGTCGGAGGCTCACAATGATCTTGGGTGGAGTTCTTTTCTTGGCTGGTGCCTTGGTCAATGCCTTTGCTAATGCTGTTTGGATGCTTTATGTTGGTCGTCTTCTTCTTGGTTTTGGTATTGGATGTGCCAATCAG TCTGTGCCTATCTATGTCTCTGAAACAGCCCCATCTAAATACCGTGGTGCTCTCAACATGATGTTCCAATTGTCGATCACAATTGGAATCCTTGCTGCTGGTGTGCTTAACTATTTCTTTGCCGAGATCAAAGGCGGTGGGGGATGGCGTTTGAGTTTGGGAGGTGCTGCAGTCCCTGCCATTATAATCATAGTTGGAGCATTGTTTTTACCCGATACACCAAACTCCTTGGTCGAGCGTGGCAGGCATGAGGAAGCCAAAGCTCAGCTTCTTAAGCTCAGAGGAGTTCCTAATGTTGATGAGGAGTTTAATGACCTAGTTGCGGCCAGTGAAGCATCCAAGTTGGTAAAACACCCATGGGTTAGCTTGTTGAGCAGGAAATATAGACCCCAGCTTGTGTTTGCAATCGGCATCCCCGCCTTCCAGCAACTCACCGGCATGAACGTGATCACGTTTTATGCTCCTGTCTTGTTCAAAACAATGGGGTTTGGAAGCAAAGCTTCTCTCATGTCAGCTGTCATCACCAATCTGGTTAATGCTTTAGCTACATTTGTCTCAATTCTCACTGTTGATAAAGTTGGAAGGAGGAAGCTTTTCTTACAGGGTGGTTGCCAAATGCTCCTCATGCAG GTGGCTGTTGGAATTGCTATGGCTGTTAAATTTGGGGTCAGCGGCAACCCTGGAAAGTTGACACTAGGGTTTGCAGTTCCCTTGGTGCTCTTAATCTGTGTTTACGTTGCTGGATTTGCCTGGTCTTGGGGGCCTCTAGGATGGTTGGTGCCCAGTGAAATTTTCCCACTTGAAGTAAGGTCTGCTGCTCAGGCTATCAATGTCTCCGTCAACATGATCTTCACCTTTGCCATAGCTCAAGTCTTCACAGCCATGCTCTGCCACATGAAGTTtggcttgttcttcttcttctcagtCTGTGTGGTGGTGATGAGCATTTTCATCTACAAATTGTTGCCCGAAACGAAAGGAGTTCCAATTGAAGAAATGCACACTGTGTGGGAGAATCATCCATATTGGCGGAAGTATGTTGTTAAAGATGAAGGCATTGCCATGGGTAAGGGCAAGGGAGGACAGAGTGCCTaa